In a single window of the Micromonospora sp. WMMD1155 genome:
- a CDS encoding glycosyltransferase, with protein MTASVTRGRVLFAAAVVLAAAAAWTAHHVLAVIGALDGGGHRFTFAYAIMFLLLIWQLGTAYLEKPAMVTDRMQGHLDALHVVGIVPAYNEDPAALRACLESMIFQTRRPDTIYVVDDGSKLTEGYQPVKRWFLDVAPVHGIIAAWHIQPNAGKRHAQAAAVRSTPAADVYWTVDSDTISDPNALRELLKPFADPAVQSVAGVVMAANVRSSFLTRFTDLWLVTGQLTDRSSLSVFGCVWVNSGPIAAYRAAVVRDNLGAYLTETFFGRRVPFSDDSLLTLFAMVRGRTVQQPSAFAFSLMPENAGHFCRMFLRWMRGSFIRTWWRVRYLSLRSIAWWLHLLRWAATVVATVLFVAVAILSPIIDPDPRAIPWLVAVPLIVGYGQALRYLTVRRSDQSTAYQWGTWLLTPVAVVFALVVLRAIRWYGIVTCWRTGWGTRTKVEVALSS; from the coding sequence GTGACCGCGAGCGTCACCAGGGGTCGTGTCCTGTTCGCCGCGGCGGTCGTCCTGGCCGCCGCGGCGGCGTGGACCGCCCATCACGTCCTCGCCGTGATCGGCGCCCTCGACGGAGGCGGTCACCGGTTCACCTTCGCGTACGCCATCATGTTCCTGCTGCTGATCTGGCAGCTCGGCACCGCCTATCTGGAGAAGCCGGCCATGGTCACGGACCGGATGCAGGGGCACCTCGACGCTCTGCACGTGGTGGGCATCGTGCCGGCGTACAACGAGGATCCCGCCGCGCTGCGGGCCTGCCTCGAATCCATGATCTTCCAAACCCGCAGGCCGGACACCATCTACGTGGTGGACGACGGGTCGAAGCTGACCGAGGGCTACCAGCCGGTCAAGCGGTGGTTCCTCGACGTGGCTCCGGTACACGGGATCATCGCCGCCTGGCACATCCAACCCAACGCCGGGAAACGGCACGCCCAGGCCGCCGCGGTGCGGTCGACACCGGCAGCGGACGTCTACTGGACGGTGGACTCGGACACCATCTCGGACCCGAACGCCCTGCGGGAGTTGTTGAAGCCCTTCGCCGACCCGGCGGTGCAGTCCGTCGCCGGGGTGGTGATGGCCGCGAACGTCCGCAGCAGCTTCCTCACCCGGTTCACCGACCTGTGGCTGGTGACCGGGCAGCTCACCGACCGGTCGTCGTTGTCGGTGTTCGGGTGCGTCTGGGTGAACTCGGGCCCGATCGCCGCCTACCGGGCCGCCGTGGTCCGCGACAACCTCGGTGCGTACCTGACGGAGACGTTCTTCGGCCGGCGGGTGCCCTTCTCCGACGACTCCCTCCTCACCCTCTTCGCGATGGTCCGGGGACGTACGGTGCAGCAGCCGTCGGCGTTCGCGTTCTCCCTGATGCCGGAGAACGCCGGGCACTTCTGCCGGATGTTCCTGCGCTGGATGCGCGGCAGTTTCATCAGAACCTGGTGGCGGGTCCGGTACCTGTCGTTGCGGTCGATCGCGTGGTGGCTGCATCTGCTGCGCTGGGCGGCCACGGTGGTCGCGACGGTGCTGTTCGTGGCGGTGGCGATCCTGTCGCCGATCATCGACCCCGACCCGCGGGCCATTCCGTGGCTGGTGGCGGTGCCGTTGATCGTCGGGTACGGGCAGGCGCTGCGCTACCTGACGGTGCGACGATCGGACCAGTCGACCGCCTACCAGTGGGGCACCTGGCTCCTCACGCCCGTCGCGGTGGTGTTCGCCCTGGTCGTGCTGCGGGCGATCCGCTGGTACGGCATCGTCACCTGCTGGCGCACCGGCTGGGGCACCCGCACGAAGGTGGAGGTGGCGCTGAGTTCCTGA
- a CDS encoding HAMP domain-containing sensor histidine kinase, producing the protein MAGRAVPPGRLRRRLTIAFVLVAGVSAGLLAGGTGLLLRQSWWDASLREAAADARYQLVLAGQFLPLTEQRTADLLAGFEAGGRHVVLVDGPLRPSHPAYVPELGTGLRATVAGGQLGFQRSDPAERPRLLVVGGRIPGSTAELYVLTVEDDVATDLGQLRNALVAGWVLVVLLAAGVGHALARRTLEPVGRASRAARALTEGLLATRLPVRGRDEFSVWAATFNEMAEALESKIGALSAAEARERRFTADVAHELRTPVTALVAAASLLREHLDQLPDDARPAARLLVGDVVRLRRLVEDLMEISRLDAGRERPAVEAVDASALLHGIVAARGWSDRVLVDGDAVTLRTDRRRLERVLANLVANAVEHGGGEIRATVVGAGPLVVFKVTDQGPGIPTEHLSRVFDRFHQVDRSRSAPGSGLGLAIAREHAVLLGGVLSVRSGSGAGTCFRLELPAAGPTIDDGHQRAPGGGIPAGGAV; encoded by the coding sequence ATGGCCGGACGCGCGGTGCCCCCGGGCCGCCTGCGGCGCCGGCTGACCATCGCGTTCGTCCTGGTCGCCGGGGTCTCGGCGGGGCTGCTCGCCGGTGGGACCGGGCTGCTGCTGCGGCAGTCCTGGTGGGACGCGTCGTTGCGGGAGGCCGCCGCCGACGCCCGCTACCAACTCGTCCTCGCCGGGCAGTTCCTCCCACTGACCGAGCAGCGCACCGCCGACCTGCTCGCCGGCTTCGAGGCCGGCGGCCGGCACGTGGTGCTCGTCGACGGCCCGCTGCGCCCCTCGCACCCCGCGTACGTCCCGGAGCTGGGCACCGGGTTACGGGCCACCGTCGCGGGTGGACAGCTCGGCTTCCAGCGCTCCGACCCGGCGGAACGTCCCCGGTTGCTGGTGGTCGGCGGGCGCATTCCGGGCTCGACCGCCGAGCTGTACGTCCTCACGGTGGAGGACGACGTCGCCACCGACCTGGGTCAACTGCGCAACGCCCTGGTGGCGGGCTGGGTGCTCGTGGTGCTGCTGGCCGCCGGGGTCGGTCACGCGCTGGCCCGTCGCACGTTGGAGCCGGTGGGTCGGGCCAGTCGGGCCGCCCGAGCGCTCACCGAGGGCCTGCTCGCCACCCGACTGCCGGTACGCGGGCGCGACGAGTTCAGCGTCTGGGCGGCGACGTTCAACGAGATGGCCGAGGCGCTGGAGTCGAAGATCGGGGCACTGTCGGCGGCCGAGGCGCGCGAGCGGCGGTTCACCGCCGACGTCGCGCACGAGTTGCGTACCCCGGTGACCGCTCTGGTGGCCGCGGCGTCGCTGCTGCGGGAGCACCTCGACCAGTTGCCCGACGACGCCCGGCCGGCGGCGCGGCTGCTGGTCGGGGACGTGGTTCGGCTACGTCGGCTGGTCGAGGACCTGATGGAGATCTCCCGGCTGGATGCCGGACGGGAGCGACCGGCCGTCGAGGCGGTCGACGCGTCCGCGCTGCTGCACGGGATCGTCGCCGCGCGTGGCTGGTCGGATCGGGTGCTGGTCGACGGGGACGCCGTCACCCTGCGCACCGACCGGCGTCGGTTGGAACGGGTGCTGGCCAACCTGGTCGCCAACGCGGTCGAGCACGGCGGTGGGGAGATCCGGGCCACCGTCGTCGGGGCGGGCCCGCTCGTCGTCTTCAAGGTCACCGACCAGGGGCCGGGCATCCCGACGGAGCATCTGTCCCGGGTGTTCGACCGTTTCCACCAGGTCGACAGGTCCCGCTCCGCACCGGGCAGCGGGCTCGGGCTGGCCATCGCGCGGGAGCACGCCGTGCTGCTCGGTGGGGTGCTGAGCGTCCGCAGCGGGTCCGGTGCCGGTACCTGTTTCCGGTTGGAGTTGCCGGCGGCCGGGCCGACGATCGACGACGGCCACCAGCGGGCTCCGGGGGGCGGCATTCCGGCGGGCGGTGCGGTGTGA
- a CDS encoding BTAD domain-containing putative transcriptional regulator codes for MHPLRAGRQRGVCCVVAAAGYGKTTALRRWFPRTDGRWCRGDEGPVRQLVADAVAAGDRLVVVDDLPPTSAEQLHLLLHEVGRWGDDVTVVLASRWPLSAPATRLLGSGLWTELGPADLALSPQGVADLIAEEYGLSTPDLADRVYAATGGWPALVHLSAETLRLGGVPSGPLAPILSEPGGPIARYIADEVLAALPAEASRLLRQVGALTPVSVGLCRALGHRGAARVVDGLRRTGLLTRQAWAAAGPGAPTPEDHLVPIVVETARHGHRAPTTDQVRHTAAAAAAWYDEHGPPVAAAREYLRAGDHPAGARVLDAHGDRMIAAGRSPAVIELVRMLPERLRTRRLRLLLGDALRTLGDLGAATREYDAVAEESWDAGLAWRLGRIHYQRGDARAALAILGRPLARSAPPADRALLLAWTAHAHLLAGDTETATGYARQALAAATSAGQDDVLATTHLSVALCLSVAGDRAGSEEHFALALPIAERTGDVLLLTRIHTNRTHQFLRTGRFAEALTMAERSARYAALAGAPSLRAIATSNEADALAMLGRYDEAVQRYQAALAFYQQKGSRRFIHALLGLGELYRRRGWREQARAAYEETIRVTEETGNAHVLVPALAGLALVRLDDDVPAAAQLADRAARDVADEIVVPALLAQGWVALRTAAPDRATTLAGEAARIARGQGDLAGLADALELRAAAEQDLGRAREALREGCVIWNRAGAAVEAARLLVVLGRLPGADIDDRLAGLLAGEQVALAGAQVDRTASSSGEWAPGTGPIYQRVVIRALGRFEVHLDGRPVPASQWQSRKARDLVRILVARRGRPVPRSELCELLWPDDDPDRTGHRLSVLLSIVRGVLDPTKTFAPDHFLVADQACIGLDVSRLRVDVEEFLAHVAHARRLVERGALAEGRTVLLAADRQYRADAFEDEPYADWSGPLREEARAAYLSLLRMLAQVSRATAGPAAAVTYLLRLLERDPYDQPAHRALVRTLAAGGQHGEARRALARYREAMSAIGVHPPDEIILAPGRPGRQPQAADHRGSPAAADHRRARAADRRR; via the coding sequence GTGCATCCGTTACGGGCAGGTCGTCAGCGGGGAGTCTGCTGCGTGGTGGCCGCCGCCGGTTACGGCAAGACCACTGCGCTGCGCCGCTGGTTCCCCCGAACCGATGGCCGCTGGTGCCGGGGCGACGAGGGACCCGTACGTCAACTCGTCGCCGACGCCGTCGCGGCCGGCGACCGCCTGGTCGTGGTCGACGACCTGCCGCCGACCTCGGCGGAGCAGCTGCACCTCCTGCTGCACGAGGTCGGGCGGTGGGGGGACGACGTCACAGTCGTCCTCGCCTCTCGGTGGCCGCTGTCGGCGCCGGCCACCCGCTTGCTCGGCAGCGGTCTCTGGACCGAACTGGGCCCCGCCGACCTGGCGCTCTCTCCGCAAGGGGTCGCCGACCTGATCGCCGAGGAGTACGGCCTCTCCACGCCGGACCTCGCCGACCGGGTGTACGCGGCGACCGGCGGCTGGCCGGCGCTCGTCCATCTGTCCGCCGAGACCCTGCGGCTGGGCGGGGTGCCGTCCGGGCCGCTCGCCCCGATCCTCAGCGAGCCCGGTGGGCCGATCGCGCGGTACATCGCCGACGAGGTGCTCGCCGCGTTGCCGGCGGAGGCCAGCCGACTGCTCCGCCAGGTCGGTGCGCTGACGCCGGTGAGTGTGGGGCTGTGCCGGGCGCTCGGCCATCGCGGTGCCGCGCGGGTCGTCGACGGGCTGCGCCGCACCGGTCTGCTGACCCGGCAGGCCTGGGCGGCGGCCGGGCCGGGCGCACCGACGCCGGAGGACCACCTCGTGCCGATCGTCGTCGAGACCGCCCGGCACGGGCACCGAGCACCGACCACCGACCAGGTCCGCCACACGGCCGCCGCCGCTGCGGCCTGGTACGACGAGCACGGACCGCCGGTCGCCGCAGCCCGCGAGTACCTGCGGGCCGGGGATCACCCGGCGGGTGCCCGGGTGCTCGACGCGCACGGCGATCGGATGATCGCGGCGGGTCGCTCTCCTGCGGTGATCGAGCTGGTCCGCATGCTGCCGGAACGGCTTCGCACCCGGCGGCTGCGCCTGCTGCTCGGCGACGCGTTACGCACCCTCGGAGACCTGGGGGCGGCCACCCGCGAGTACGACGCCGTCGCCGAGGAGTCCTGGGACGCCGGTCTGGCCTGGCGGCTGGGTCGGATCCACTACCAGCGGGGTGACGCCCGGGCAGCCCTGGCGATCCTCGGCCGGCCGCTCGCCCGGTCCGCCCCGCCGGCCGATCGGGCGCTGCTGCTCGCCTGGACCGCACACGCACACCTGCTGGCCGGCGACACCGAGACCGCCACCGGTTACGCGCGGCAGGCGCTCGCTGCCGCGACCAGCGCCGGGCAGGACGACGTGCTGGCCACGACCCACCTCAGCGTCGCCCTGTGCCTTAGTGTCGCCGGCGACCGCGCGGGCAGCGAGGAGCACTTCGCCCTGGCGTTGCCGATCGCGGAACGCACCGGTGACGTCCTGCTGCTCACCCGCATCCACACCAATCGCACGCACCAGTTCCTGCGCACCGGCCGCTTCGCCGAGGCGCTGACGATGGCCGAGCGGTCGGCCCGGTATGCCGCACTGGCCGGCGCGCCCAGCCTGCGCGCCATCGCGACCAGCAACGAGGCGGACGCGCTGGCGATGCTCGGCCGGTACGACGAGGCGGTGCAGCGGTACCAGGCGGCGCTGGCGTTCTACCAGCAGAAGGGCTCCCGCCGGTTCATCCACGCCCTCCTCGGGCTGGGTGAGCTGTACCGCCGGCGGGGCTGGCGCGAGCAGGCGCGCGCCGCGTACGAGGAGACGATCCGGGTCACCGAGGAGACCGGCAACGCGCATGTCCTGGTGCCCGCGCTCGCCGGGCTGGCGTTGGTGCGACTCGACGACGATGTGCCCGCAGCGGCGCAGCTCGCCGACCGGGCCGCCCGGGACGTCGCGGACGAGATCGTCGTACCGGCACTGCTGGCCCAGGGCTGGGTGGCGCTCCGGACGGCCGCGCCCGACCGGGCCACCACGCTCGCCGGCGAGGCGGCCCGCATCGCGCGCGGTCAGGGCGACCTGGCCGGGTTGGCCGACGCGCTCGAACTGCGGGCTGCGGCCGAGCAGGACCTCGGGCGGGCGCGCGAGGCGCTGCGTGAGGGGTGCGTGATCTGGAACCGGGCCGGTGCGGCGGTCGAGGCGGCCCGGCTGCTGGTCGTACTCGGGCGGTTGCCCGGGGCCGACATCGACGATCGGCTGGCCGGCCTTCTCGCGGGCGAGCAGGTCGCTCTCGCCGGCGCCCAGGTGGATCGGACGGCGAGCAGTTCCGGCGAATGGGCGCCCGGCACCGGGCCGATCTATCAGCGGGTCGTGATCCGGGCTCTCGGCCGGTTCGAGGTGCACCTCGACGGTCGCCCGGTGCCGGCTTCGCAGTGGCAGTCCCGCAAGGCGCGCGACCTGGTGCGGATCCTCGTCGCCCGGCGTGGCCGGCCGGTGCCGCGAAGCGAGCTGTGCGAACTGCTCTGGCCGGACGACGACCCGGATCGCACCGGGCACCGGCTGTCGGTCCTGCTCTCGATCGTCCGCGGGGTGCTCGACCCGACGAAGACGTTCGCCCCCGACCACTTCCTCGTCGCCGACCAGGCGTGCATCGGCCTCGACGTCAGCCGCTTGCGGGTGGACGTCGAGGAATTCCTCGCGCACGTCGCGCACGCGCGTCGCCTGGTGGAGCGGGGAGCGCTGGCGGAAGGGCGGACGGTGCTGCTGGCCGCCGACCGGCAGTACCGTGCCGACGCGTTCGAGGACGAGCCGTACGCCGACTGGTCCGGCCCGCTGCGCGAGGAGGCGCGGGCGGCGTACCTGAGCCTTCTGCGCATGCTGGCCCAGGTCAGCCGAGCCACGGCGGGGCCGGCGGCGGCGGTGACGTACCTCTTGCGGCTCCTGGAACGGGATCCGTACGACCAGCCGGCGCACCGGGCGTTGGTGCGCACGCTGGCCGCGGGCGGCCAGCACGGCGAGGCACGCCGGGCGCTCGCCCGGTACCGCGAGGCGATGTCCGCCATCGGAGTGCACCCGCCGGACGAGATCATCCTCGCGCCCGGCCGTCCGGGTCGGCAGCCGCAGGCCGCCGACCACCGGGGCTCCCCAGCCGCCGCCGACCACCGGCGTGCGCGGGCGGCCGACCGCAGGCGTTGA
- a CDS encoding maleylpyruvate isomerase family mycothiol-dependent enzyme, which yields MSTPADQIITALRAGHEELAALVRDLKEDDLLRPSGASEWQVSQVLSHLGSGAEINLAALDAARTGAPAPDGDFNRGVWARWDAMSPAEHAAGFLAANERLVEAYEALDAQTRATLRIDLGFLPEPVDVATAGRFRLSEFALHQWDAEVAFNRFAAVTPGAVALLLDQIGGMLAWTSRPQELAGREATLLLRLHAPERTFGLRLGEKVEIVDAPEQPDGELVAPAEAWLRLAVGRLGAAYTPDGVRVTGPVTLDDLRRVFAGF from the coding sequence ATGTCCACCCCAGCTGACCAGATCATCACGGCTCTGCGCGCGGGCCACGAGGAGCTCGCCGCGCTCGTGCGGGACCTCAAGGAGGACGACCTGCTCCGCCCGTCGGGGGCCAGCGAATGGCAGGTTTCCCAGGTGTTGAGTCACCTGGGCAGCGGCGCCGAGATCAACCTGGCGGCGCTGGACGCCGCCCGCACCGGCGCGCCCGCCCCGGACGGGGACTTCAACCGTGGCGTCTGGGCCCGCTGGGACGCGATGTCCCCGGCCGAGCACGCCGCCGGGTTCCTCGCCGCCAACGAGCGTCTGGTCGAGGCGTACGAGGCGTTGGACGCCCAGACGCGCGCCACGCTGCGGATCGACCTGGGCTTCCTGCCGGAGCCGGTCGACGTGGCCACCGCGGGCCGTTTCCGGCTCAGCGAGTTCGCGCTGCACCAGTGGGACGCCGAGGTGGCGTTCAACAGGTTCGCCGCGGTGACGCCGGGGGCGGTGGCGCTGCTGCTCGACCAGATCGGCGGGATGCTGGCCTGGACCAGCCGACCGCAGGAGCTGGCCGGTCGGGAGGCCACCCTGCTGCTGCGCCTGCACGCGCCGGAGCGGACGTTCGGGCTGCGGCTCGGCGAGAAGGTCGAGATCGTCGACGCGCCGGAGCAGCCCGACGGCGAGCTGGTCGCGCCCGCCGAGGCGTGGTTGCGGCTGGCGGTCGGCCGGCTCGGTGCCGCGTACACCCCGGACGGGGTGCGGGTGACCGGCCCGGTGACCCTGGACGACCTGCGCCGGGTCTTCGCCGGTTTCTGA
- a CDS encoding response regulator transcription factor, with product MEGRVLVVEDDASIREASVLGLRRAGFRVDSAVDGRQALAAWRAHPVDLIVLDVMLPALDGLEVCREIRRTSQVPILMVTARTDTIDVVVGLECGADDYLRKPFDLPELVARVRSVLRRVSAPVPSTLIEVGGLEIDPGGFVVRRHGREVPLTTTEFRLLLELARRPGQVFTRELLLHLVWNHDFLGDSRLVDVAVQRLRAKVEEDPARPRLVQTVRGAGYKLSVG from the coding sequence ATGGAAGGCCGCGTGCTGGTGGTCGAGGACGACGCCTCCATCCGGGAGGCCAGCGTCCTCGGGCTGCGCCGCGCGGGCTTCCGGGTCGACAGCGCCGTCGACGGGCGACAGGCCCTGGCGGCCTGGCGGGCCCACCCCGTCGACCTGATCGTGCTCGACGTCATGCTGCCGGCCCTCGACGGTCTGGAGGTCTGCCGGGAGATCCGGCGTACGAGTCAGGTGCCGATCCTGATGGTGACGGCGCGGACGGACACCATCGACGTGGTGGTCGGGTTGGAGTGCGGCGCGGACGACTACCTGCGTAAGCCCTTCGACCTGCCCGAGTTGGTGGCCCGGGTCCGTTCGGTGCTGCGTCGGGTGAGCGCGCCCGTCCCGTCGACGCTCATCGAGGTCGGCGGGTTGGAGATCGACCCGGGCGGCTTCGTGGTCCGCCGACACGGCCGGGAGGTGCCGCTGACCACCACCGAGTTCCGCCTGTTGCTGGAGCTGGCTCGTCGACCAGGCCAGGTCTTCACCCGGGAGTTGCTGCTGCACCTGGTCTGGAACCACGACTTCCTGGGCGACTCCCGACTCGTCGACGTGGCGGTGCAACGGCTGCGCGCCAAGGTCGAGGAGGACCCGGCGCGGCCACGGCTGGTCCAGACCGTGCGGGGCGCCGGCTACAAGTTGTCGGTGGGCTGA
- a CDS encoding L-rhamnose mutarotase, with protein sequence MIRLRPDQRETYLRLHAEVWPSVEQTLRDANFRNYTIFLHGDLLFGYYEYVGDDYEADLRFIAADPQTQEWWKLTDPCQESIAEPGSGDWWAPMREIWHLTDEAPGQA encoded by the coding sequence GTGATCCGACTCCGCCCGGACCAGCGGGAAACCTACCTTCGGCTGCACGCCGAGGTCTGGCCGAGCGTCGAGCAGACGCTGCGCGACGCCAACTTCCGCAACTACACCATCTTCCTGCACGGCGACCTGCTCTTCGGCTACTACGAGTACGTCGGTGACGACTACGAGGCCGACCTGCGGTTCATCGCCGCCGACCCGCAGACGCAGGAGTGGTGGAAGCTGACCGACCCGTGTCAGGAGTCGATCGCCGAGCCCGGCTCGGGGGACTGGTGGGCTCCGATGCGCGAAATCTGGCACCTGACCGACGAGGCACCCGGCCAGGCCTGA
- a CDS encoding Gmad2 immunoglobulin-like domain-containing protein — translation MNRRGVAGLVLVAVLLVGGCGSPRSGALGPAPTAATAPVSVAPSTAATPRRPEPTPPAGPPGSSTPNPSSPTSTPARGSVTVELWFVRAGDLVPTRRSRPATVATSRLALTELARGPSAAEAAVGLRTLVPADVEVTRITDGTATLRGPSGDPATRRLREAQVVWTLTQFPTVRRVRLDGAAPVDREDYADLLPPIVVTGPVVGERVTTPLVVTGTADVFEATVSVRVLDSAGREVATGFGTAGCGSGCRGGYRVLVGWRTTGEQKGTIEVYEVSARDGSRINTTTVPVVLAPGG, via the coding sequence GTGAACCGGCGCGGCGTCGCCGGGCTGGTGCTCGTCGCTGTCCTGCTCGTGGGCGGGTGTGGCAGCCCGCGCTCGGGCGCGCTCGGGCCGGCGCCCACCGCGGCCACGGCCCCGGTGAGCGTCGCGCCGTCCACCGCCGCGACGCCCCGACGTCCCGAGCCGACCCCACCGGCGGGCCCGCCGGGATCGTCCACGCCCAACCCGTCGTCGCCGACGAGCACCCCCGCCCGGGGCAGCGTGACGGTCGAGTTGTGGTTCGTCCGCGCCGGGGACCTCGTGCCGACCAGGCGGTCCCGGCCGGCCACCGTGGCGACGTCCCGGCTGGCGCTGACCGAGCTGGCCCGGGGTCCGAGCGCGGCGGAGGCGGCCGTCGGCCTGCGCACCCTCGTCCCGGCCGACGTCGAGGTCACCCGGATCACCGACGGCACGGCGACGCTGCGCGGCCCGTCCGGCGACCCCGCGACGCGGCGGCTGCGCGAGGCCCAGGTGGTGTGGACGCTCACCCAGTTCCCCACCGTGCGCCGGGTCCGCCTCGACGGAGCGGCCCCGGTCGACCGGGAGGACTACGCGGACCTGCTGCCGCCGATCGTGGTCACCGGACCGGTCGTCGGCGAACGCGTCACCACCCCCCTCGTCGTCACCGGCACGGCCGACGTGTTCGAGGCGACGGTGAGCGTCCGGGTGCTGGACTCCGCCGGCCGGGAGGTGGCCACCGGGTTCGGCACCGCCGGCTGCGGCAGCGGCTGCCGGGGCGGCTACCGCGTGCTGGTCGGCTGGCGCACGACCGGGGAGCAGAAGGGCACGATCGAGGTGTACGAGGTGTCCGCGCGGGACGGTTCCCGGATCAACACGACGACCGTCCCGGTGGTCCTGGCGCCGGGCGGCTGA
- a CDS encoding TetR/AcrR family transcriptional regulator has product MLGGQQVGTSAGVPAARGPRCTDTDLFAVVIALLREVGYDRLTIDAVAARAHVSKATIYRRWEGKAELVVAALRDRQVGVHNPPDTGSLRGDLIELLRATVAICAADCDLMQALTFAMRTNPELERLVRHQVLPAGRVASTAILVRAAARGEIPPEAGERELFHDLAPALTMSRIVAHGLPADDAFLSQVVDQVLIPVLRYQHDRPSQA; this is encoded by the coding sequence ATGCTGGGTGGTCAGCAGGTGGGCACGAGTGCCGGGGTGCCGGCGGCTCGTGGTCCGCGCTGCACGGACACCGACCTGTTCGCCGTCGTCATCGCGCTGCTGCGCGAGGTCGGTTACGACCGGCTGACCATCGACGCCGTCGCCGCTCGCGCCCATGTCAGCAAGGCCACCATCTACCGGCGCTGGGAGGGGAAGGCCGAGTTGGTCGTCGCCGCCCTGCGAGACCGGCAGGTGGGTGTGCACAACCCGCCCGACACCGGTTCGCTGCGCGGCGACCTGATCGAGCTGCTCCGGGCCACCGTCGCGATCTGCGCCGCCGACTGCGACCTCATGCAGGCGTTGACCTTCGCCATGCGCACCAACCCCGAGCTGGAACGCCTGGTGCGCCACCAGGTGCTCCCGGCCGGGCGGGTGGCCAGCACCGCCATCCTGGTCCGCGCAGCCGCCCGGGGGGAGATCCCGCCGGAGGCCGGCGAACGGGAGTTGTTCCACGATCTGGCGCCCGCGCTCACCATGTCCCGCATCGTCGCGCACGGCCTACCCGCCGACGACGCGTTCCTCAGCCAGGTCGTCGACCAGGTGCTGATCCCGGTTCTCCGCTACCAGCACGACCGCCCGTCCCAGGCCTGA
- a CDS encoding MFS transporter — MPGTTSTAPGAPGAGTSTGAPHPRRWIALAVIAVSQLMVVLDATIVNIALPQAQVDLGISDANRQWVVTAYTLAFGGLLLLGGRIADYWGRKRTFLVGMTGFALASALGGLASTGGMLFAARALQGAFGALLAPAALALLTVLFTEATERAKAFAVYGAIAGGGSAVGLLLGGVLTEYADWRWCLLVNIPVAAVAIAFALPLVPESRAHGNTRYDVPGAIVVTAGLVALVYGFTKAAEDGWDATATLGFIAAGVVLLAAFVVIEMRSSHPLLPLRIILDRNRGGAFLTSTLIGAGLFGAFLFLTFYFQVVLQYKPLEAGLASLPVTAGVLIAAGGASQLMPRLGAKPLMVAGSALAAVGMLVLTQIDVNTSFLTHLLPAQVILGLGLGFTFVPLSSLALVGVPEHDAGAASATLNATQQIGGSLGTALLNTLYTSAVATYLVGRAPNPVNQVEALVQGYSVAFAWGAVLIVLAGLATVFLVKVRKEDIPTGTTVHMG; from the coding sequence ATGCCCGGAACCACCTCGACCGCCCCCGGCGCCCCCGGCGCCGGGACGTCGACAGGCGCGCCGCACCCGCGGCGCTGGATCGCGTTGGCGGTCATCGCGGTCTCGCAGTTGATGGTCGTCCTGGACGCCACCATCGTGAACATCGCGCTGCCGCAGGCCCAGGTCGACCTGGGCATCAGCGACGCGAACCGGCAGTGGGTGGTCACCGCCTACACGCTGGCGTTCGGGGGTCTGCTGCTGCTCGGCGGCCGGATCGCCGACTACTGGGGGCGCAAGCGCACCTTCCTGGTCGGTATGACCGGTTTCGCGCTGGCCTCCGCGCTGGGCGGTCTGGCCAGCACCGGCGGGATGCTCTTCGCCGCCCGCGCGCTGCAGGGCGCGTTCGGCGCGCTGCTCGCCCCGGCCGCGCTGGCGCTGCTCACCGTCCTCTTCACCGAGGCCACCGAGCGGGCCAAGGCGTTCGCGGTGTACGGCGCGATCGCCGGCGGTGGCTCGGCGGTCGGTCTGCTGCTCGGCGGGGTGCTCACCGAGTACGCCGACTGGCGCTGGTGCCTCCTGGTGAACATCCCGGTCGCCGCCGTGGCCATCGCCTTCGCGCTCCCGCTGGTGCCGGAGAGCCGGGCGCACGGCAACACCCGCTACGACGTACCCGGTGCGATCGTGGTCACCGCGGGCCTGGTCGCCCTGGTCTACGGCTTCACCAAGGCCGCCGAGGACGGCTGGGACGCCACCGCGACGCTCGGCTTCATCGCCGCGGGCGTGGTGCTGCTCGCCGCCTTCGTGGTGATCGAGATGCGCTCCAGCCACCCGCTGCTGCCGCTGCGGATCATCCTGGACCGCAACCGGGGCGGGGCGTTCCTCACCTCGACGCTGATCGGCGCCGGCCTGTTCGGGGCGTTCCTCTTCCTGACCTTCTACTTCCAGGTGGTGCTGCAGTACAAGCCCCTGGAGGCCGGTCTGGCGTCGCTGCCGGTCACCGCCGGTGTGTTGATCGCCGCGGGTGGCGCGAGCCAGCTGATGCCCCGACTGGGTGCCAAGCCGCTGATGGTGGCCGGTTCGGCGCTCGCCGCCGTGGGCATGCTGGTGCTGACCCAGATCGACGTGAACACGTCGTTCCTCACCCACCTGCTGCCCGCCCAGGTCATCCTGGGCCTGGGGCTGGGCTTCACCTTCGTCCCGCTGTCCAGCCTGGCCCTGGTCGGCGTGCCGGAGCACGACGCCGGCGCGGCCAGTGCGACGCTCAACGCCACCCAGCAGATCGGTGGCTCGCTCGGCACCGCGTTGCTGAACACCCTCTACACCAGCGCGGTCGCCACGTACCTCGTCGGTCGGGCACCGAACCCGGTCAACCAGGTCGAGGCGCTGGTGCAGGGCTACAGCGTGGCGTTCGCCTGGGGTGCGGTGCTGATCGTGCTCGCCGGTCTGGCCACCGTGTTCCTGGTGAAGGTGCGCAAGGAGGACATCCCGACCGGCACCACCGTGCACATGGGCTGA